The Halorhodospira halophila region GCCGGTGGCGGAAATCAAGCGGCGTGGCCACCAGGGAGGTCACGAGCTCTTCCTCCAGCCCGGGCAGGACCGTCTCGCTGAGGTACTGCGAGATCGCCTGCCGGTAGGGCTCGGCCTGCGCCTCCCAGTCCACGTCCCCACCGAGGTGGGGCACCGGCGAGAGCACATAGAACGCGTCACACCCCTCCGGCGCCAGGGACGGATCGGTGGCCGTCGGCCGATGCAGGTACAGGCTGAAGTCTTCCGCCAGCACCTTGCGCTCGAAGATGTCTCGGATCAGCTCCTTGTACCGTGGCCCCATGAGGATGGTGTGATGCGGCACGTCGTGGTATCGGCGGCGGGTACCGAAGTACCAGACGTAGAGACCCATGGAGTAGCGCGCCCGGTCCAGGCGGCGATCGCTCCAGCGGCGGCGGGCACTGGCCGGCACCAGCTTGCGGTAGGTCCAGGCGGCATCGGCATTGGATACAACGACATCGGCCGCGATGCGCTCGCCGCTGCTCAGCTCCACGCCGGTCGCCCGCCCCTGATCCACGGTGATCGCCTCGACGTCGGCGTTGTAACGGACCTCGCCCCCCTGCCCGGCGATCAGATCGGCCATGCCGCTGGCCAGCCTGCCCGTACCACCCATGACGTAGTGGACCCCCCAGTGCTGCTCAAGGTACTCGATCAGGCAGTAGACCGAGGTCACCGAAAACGGGTTGCCGCCGATGAGCAGCGGGTGGAAGCTGAGCACCTGACGCAGCCGCTCGTCCTTGACGTAGCGCGAAACCAGCCCGTGAACGCTGTAGTAGCTCTGCAGCCGGATCAGGTCCGGGACCACGCGGAGCATGTCGGTAAACCGGTTGAACGGCTTGTAGCTGAGCTCCTCGAAGCCGATCCGGAAGATCTCCTCGCTGGCCGCCATGTAGCGGTGGTAGCCATCGACATCGCCGGGTGCGAAGCGCTCCACCTCGGCCCGCATCCGCTCCGGATCGCCGGTGTAGTCGAAGTGACTGCCGTCATCGAAACGGACCCGGTAGAAGGGGTCCATCAGGCGCAGGTCGATGTCGTCCTCAAAGCGCCGACCCGCCAGCTCCCAGAGTTCCCGGAAGAGAAATGGCGCGGTCACGATGGTCGGCCCGGCATCGAAGGTGAATCCGTCCTGATGATGCACGTAGGCCCGCCCCCCTGGTCCGTCCAGACGGTCCACCACGGTGACCCGGTAGCCACGCGCGCCGAGACGGATGGCCGCCGCCAGCCCGCCGAAGCCGGCCCCGATGACCACGGCGTGGGGAGACTGACCGCCGACAGCGGGTGCAGGAGCATCAGGATTCATTCGCATAGGTTTCACCTTAAGTACGGTCGGGACTATGTCAACGAACATCCGCTTCACCGCGACCTTTTGGCGCGGTCGTGCGGATGGCGGCCAGGACCTGCTCGGCCACCCGATCCGGTGCTTCCTCGTGCGCCAGATGGCCAAGGTCGGAGAGGGTTTCCAGTCGCGCCGACGGCACCCGCAGCCGAACCCGCTCGGCCTGCGCCGGGGGCACGGTGCGATCCCCACTGGCTGCGAACAGGACCAGCGGCACGGTCAGCCGCGGCAGATCCTCCATCAGCGCGTAGAGACCGTCATGGGTGCGGGCCATCATCCCCAGCGCAGCGGCCACATGCCCTGGGTGGGTGGCCAGCCGCTGATAGAGGTCGATACCCGCCTCGTCGATCCGGGATCCGGTGCGCGCCAGCACATCCGCGAGGAAATCCCGGTTGCGGGCACGAAAAGCGAGCCAGAAGGGGACCAGCGGGTTGTAAGTCAGGAGACGGGCGGTGGTGGGAAACAGGTGGCCGGCGATGCCGCTGAAGGGCAGAAAGGCGCCGTTGATGCTGATCAGCACATCCGGGCGGATCCGCGCGTCGAGGGCCATGCGCGCCAGCAGCGCTGCGCCCACCGAGTGGCCGATAGCCACCCGTGGACACAGCTCAAGCGCATGGAGGAGTTCGGCGATCCCCTGCCCGGCCCCGCCCAGAGTCTGCAGGCGGCGCGGCGGCGGGGCGCTGAATCCGTGACCCGGCAGGTCCGGCGCGACCACGGTATAGTGCCGAGCCAGCCGCGGGCCGAAATCGCGCCAGGAGTGAACGGAAGCGGCACTGCCATGCAGCAGCAGGGCGGGCGGCCCCTCTCCGTAGACCTGGACGTGCCAGCGCAACCCGCCCGCATCGACGAAACGGCTCGCCTTGTGGTTCGGCCACCCGGCAGCCTCCCGCTCCCAGGCCAAACCCGCTCCCATGGCCTCCCTCCTAGGTCTAGCGCCCGGTACCGGTCACCGCCTGCACCGCTGAGCTGATCGAAGAGGCATCGGCACGCGGCAGGGGCAGGTATTCGGCGCCCATGGCCTCGGCCAGCTCACGACCCATCGGCCGCGGCCGCGGCGAGGTGTCCACCACCAGAGCCCGGATCCCCATCACCCGGATGGCGCGAGCCGACTCGGTGGCCTCCTGCTGCGCCTTCTCACGACCGCCCACCCCTTCACGGGTGACATTGGCGCGGCCGTCGGTGAGCAGGATCAACACCGGGGTGGCGCCCTTGCGGCGGACCTCGTCGGTGAGCTGTCGGGCGGTATCGATGCCTGCAGCCAACGGCGTGCCGCCTCCCCCGGGCAGCCCGGCAAGCCCCTTCTTGGCGCGGGTCAGCGAGCGCGTCGGCGGCAGCAGCACCTCGGCCCCTCGGCCCCGGAAGGCAACCAGCGCCACCTCGTCCCGACGCACGTAGCATTCGGCCAGCAGCAGCTCCACGGCGCCCTTGGCCTCGGAGAGGCGGTGCATGGCTGATGACCCCGAGGCGTCCACCGCGAAGATGGTCGTCGTCTGACTGCGCTGCTTGAACCGGGTAATACGAAAGTCCTCGGGGCGGACGATCACCCGGCGGCCGGTCTGGTCGTGCTGGCGCCGCAGGGGCTGCCAGGGGGCCGCCGTGCGCAGGGTCTCCACAACATTCAACCGAGCCCCGCCACCGGGACTGCCCGGGCGCACCCCAGCCGGCCGGCCGCGCCCACCGCCCTGCTGAAGGGCACCGGCCCGCCCCGGCGTCTGCGAGCGGTTGCGCTGGGCCAGTTCCCGGATCTTCATCTGCTGCAGCAGGTTGTCAGGCAGTACGGCACGCGCTGCATCGAGCACCACCTCGGCGGGGATCTCCGCCGGCGCCTGCTCTTCGTCGTCCTCCTCGTCCGGCCCTTCCTCGGGCTGGTCCTGCTCGCCGCCGTCATCCTCCGGCCGCTCCTCATCCGTCTCCTGTTCTGGCGGCGGGGGCGGCTCCTCCTGTTCCTGCTGCTCGGCCTCCTGCTGTTCAGGCTCCTGCTGCTCTTCGGGCTGCTCCTGTTCCGGCTGTTGCATCTCCGGAATGCGGGTGGCCCGCGGCACCAGGATCAGGCGGGTGGCCAGGGCAACATCCTCCTGGCTGACCTCGGTCCGCCCATCCAGCGCTGCGGCCGCCCGGGCGGCGCGCAGGGCCTGCAGCGGTGCGCGCAGCGAGCCGATGCCGAGCGCCAGCCCGCCGGCACACAGGGCCTCGGCGAGGTCGTCGGAGCAAGTGACCTGGTCCAGGCGCTCGCGGGCCGCGGCGACATCCTCCGCTGTGTACTCGCAGCCGCCAGCGACGTGGACCGGAATCCCGTTAAGCTCGAGATGGCAACCCAGGCGGTCCCGGAGCGGTCCCACCGGCCGCTCGTCCTCCTCGGCCCCCTCGTCCAGGGCGATCACCCCGAAACGACTCGTCATCCGATCGGCCAGGCCGTCCCGCTCCAGCCGGACCTCGCCGTTATCGAGCACGGCCCCCAGCTTGCCGGCCGTGGCCGGCGCAATGCGCTCAGCCATCGCCAGCACGGCCACGCCGCCATCGACCTCGGCCAACACCCCGCGCTCGACCACTGGCCGGCCGGAACGCAGCGTAGCGGTCAGGTCGAGCCCGCCTAGCAGGCGGCTGTCCGAGATATTGATCGGGATGCGGCGCCAGGGCGTACCCGCGGGCAGCAGCTCACGGGCGATCTGCACCCAGCGCTCGCGCACCGGCCCGGGTAGGGAGCGCAGGCATACCCCCCCCACGCCGGGGGGGTCGATCGCCAGCAACGCCGCGGCGCACGTCGCATCCTCCCAGGCGGACTCGGCGTTGGTGTAATCGAGCGCGGCGCTCATGCAGGCAGGTGCTCCTCCACGGCTCGCTGGACCCGGGTGGTGGACCCGGACTCGTCGAGGGGATCGCGGCGCAGCCGATGGCGCAGCGCCACGCTCGCCACTTGGCGCAGGTGCTTGACCTCGACCTGATCCGCCTGCTCGAGGGCAGCGGCAGCGCGGGCGGCACGGATCAGGGTCAGTTCACCGCGGAGCCCGTCGGTGCCCAGGGCGATGCACAGCGTCGACGTGCGCTCAAGGATCTCATCGGTGACCTCGACGTGCGGCAGCTGCTCGCGTCCGCGCTCGATGCGCTCCCGCACCTCGGCGTCATGATCCGCCCACTTGCGCACGAACGCCTTCGGGTCGGACTCGTACTCATCGCGCCGGCGGACCACCTGCATGCGCGTGTGCAGGTCTTCCGGCGTGGAGACTTCCACCGACAGCCCGAAACGGTCGAGCAGCTGCGGGCGAAGCTCTCCCTCCTCAGGGTTGCCGCTGCCAATCAGGACGAACTTGGCCGGGTGGCGCACGCTGAGCCCCTCGCGCTCGACCACGTTCTCGCCGCTGGCGGCCACGTCAAGCAGGAGGTCAACAATGTGATCCTCGAGGAGGTTCACCTCGTCGATATAAAGAAAACCGCGGTTGGCGCGTGCCAGAAGCCCCGGCTCGAAGGCCTTTTCCCCCCGCGTCAGCGCCTGCTCAAGGTCGAGGGCACCGACGACACGGTCCTCGGTCACCCCCAGCGGCAGGTCCACCACCGGCACGTTGATCTCTTGCACGTTGAGTTGCTTGCCCGCCTGGGTCTGCTCCCGGCAGTGATCGCAGAGGGTATCGTCGTGATCCGGGTTGCAGTGGTACGGGCAGTCAGACACTGCGCGAATCGTCGGCAGCAGCCCGGCCAGGGCACGGACTACCGTCGACTTGCCGGTGCCGCGGTCGCCAAAGACCAATACACCGCCGATGGAGCCGTCCACCGCGGCAATGGTCATCGCGAGCTTCATCTCGTCTTGCCCGGCGATCGCCGAGAAGGGAAACGCTGGTGCCATGGATTGTGCCGTCCCAGTTTTTGGAGTCAGTGACCTTGCGGAAACGGGCCGCCCGGCCCGCGCGCAGATTAACAGAGGGACACGCCCGGTACAGCCCTACCGGGCCGCCCACTCCGCGACCGGCTGCTCACGAATCAGACGCCGGAACCACGGCGTGTAACGCCGGGGATGCTGCTCGGTATCCGCCTGAATCCGCAACGGGGCCGCCCAGGCCCATGCGCCGATTTCGGCCGGATCCGGGGCGGGCTGATCGTCCAGGGCGCGGCCAATCAGCACATGGGCGTATTCATGTTCGGCGAGCCCGGTATGAGGATCTTCGGCGTGGTAGGTAAACTGCGCAACCGGCTGCAAGCGGGTCGTGAAACCGAACTCTTCGCCCAGGCGGCGCTCGGCCGCCTCGGTGACGCCCTCGCCGGGCCGCGGATGGCCACAGCAGGAGTTCGACCAGAGCCCCGAGAAGTGGTACTTGCTATCGGCGCGACGCTGCAGGAGCAAATGACCGCGCGGACTGAACACGAGCACGCAGAACGCCAGGTGCAGGGTCCCGCCGTCGGCGTGGGCGCGGATCTTCTCTTCGGTGCCGACGCGCTGCCCTTCCGGGTCGACGATCACCACGTGCTCCATCGTGTCCTCCCCGCTAGAGACCTCGGCGCGCATTGGGCAACATCGTCGCGCCCCCCTTGCGCCTGGCGCGATAGTACGACCATTCTCTAAACGCTGGCAAATGCGCCGTTACGTCGCACAGAACCGTATACTGGAAAGATCCATCACCGGCCCCCTGAGTCGGCCGGGGTGGTGCATTGGAAGGTCACCTCGACCCTGACGTGAGAGGAGCCAGAATGATGAGCAAGAAACCGTGTGACCGCTCCCGCCGCAAGTTCCTGCGCCTGGGCCTAATGAGCACGGCGGCGATCCCGGCCGCGAGCCTGTTCGGCTCCAAGGCCATGGCGGATGACAACAACAACGGCAACGACCGGACCTGGGAGATCATCAGCGAGGATGCGCCGGAGGCCAAGGGCATCGGCTACGTGCATAATCAGGCCGACGCCGACATGGACCATCCCCGCTTCGAAAGCCACCAGTTCTGCGCCAACTGCCTGCTCTACGTCCCCCACGAGGAGGACGGAGACCACGGCTACTGCGCCGCCTTCGGCATGGACGAGAAGCGCCTGGTCAATGCCAACGGCTGGTGCTGGGCCTGGGAAGACGCCGGTGATGCCGCCGAGGTGGGTCCCCGCGACGTCCCCGCGGACCAGCTGCGGCGGGGCTGACCCCACCGCTTCAGGTACGGGGTGAACCAGCCGGGCGGGAGCGCCCCGGTTGCTGCGCCAGAGACCGCCGGGCTGCCTGATCCAGGCGCCCGGCGACGTCTTATTGGCGCGGCCGATCACGATATCGGTCAACCATCGAAGATCCAGCGTCAAGGACCCTAGACAGCAGGCGGTCTAGCCGTGCAAGTTACGCGCATAGACCGAATCACGCAGTTACCAAGGCAGTCGCGGAGGCTCGACCCATGCGTATCGTCTTTATCCATCCCAACTACTCTTCGGGCGGTGCGGAAATCGCGGGCAACTGGCCCCCGGCATGGGTCGCC contains the following coding sequences:
- a CDS encoding high-potential iron-sulfur protein; its protein translation is MSKKPCDRSRRKFLRLGLMSTAAIPAASLFGSKAMADDNNNGNDRTWEIISEDAPEAKGIGYVHNQADADMDHPRFESHQFCANCLLYVPHEEDGDHGYCAAFGMDEKRLVNANGWCWAWEDAGDAAEVGPRDVPADQLRRG
- a CDS encoding VWA domain-containing protein, with protein sequence MSAALDYTNAESAWEDATCAAALLAIDPPGVGGVCLRSLPGPVRERWVQIARELLPAGTPWRRIPINISDSRLLGGLDLTATLRSGRPVVERGVLAEVDGGVAVLAMAERIAPATAGKLGAVLDNGEVRLERDGLADRMTSRFGVIALDEGAEEDERPVGPLRDRLGCHLELNGIPVHVAGGCEYTAEDVAAARERLDQVTCSDDLAEALCAGGLALGIGSLRAPLQALRAARAAAALDGRTEVSQEDVALATRLILVPRATRIPEMQQPEQEQPEEQQEPEQQEAEQQEQEEPPPPPEQETDEERPEDDGGEQDQPEEGPDEEDDEEQAPAEIPAEVVLDAARAVLPDNLLQQMKIRELAQRNRSQTPGRAGALQQGGGRGRPAGVRPGSPGGGARLNVVETLRTAAPWQPLRRQHDQTGRRVIVRPEDFRITRFKQRSQTTTIFAVDASGSSAMHRLSEAKGAVELLLAECYVRRDEVALVAFRGRGAEVLLPPTRSLTRAKKGLAGLPGGGGTPLAAGIDTARQLTDEVRRKGATPVLILLTDGRANVTREGVGGREKAQQEATESARAIRVMGIRALVVDTSPRPRPMGRELAEAMGAEYLPLPRADASSISSAVQAVTGTGR
- a CDS encoding phytoene desaturase is translated as MRMNPDAPAPAVGGQSPHAVVIGAGFGGLAAAIRLGARGYRVTVVDRLDGPGGRAYVHHQDGFTFDAGPTIVTAPFLFRELWELAGRRFEDDIDLRLMDPFYRVRFDDGSHFDYTGDPERMRAEVERFAPGDVDGYHRYMAASEEIFRIGFEELSYKPFNRFTDMLRVVPDLIRLQSYYSVHGLVSRYVKDERLRQVLSFHPLLIGGNPFSVTSVYCLIEYLEQHWGVHYVMGGTGRLASGMADLIAGQGGEVRYNADVEAITVDQGRATGVELSSGERIAADVVVSNADAAWTYRKLVPASARRRWSDRRLDRARYSMGLYVWYFGTRRRYHDVPHHTILMGPRYKELIRDIFERKVLAEDFSLYLHRPTATDPSLAPEGCDAFYVLSPVPHLGGDVDWEAQAEPYRQAISQYLSETVLPGLEEELVTSLVATPLDFRHRLKSWLGTGFSLEPVLQQSAWFRPHNRSEDVQNLFLVGAGTHPGAGLPGVVSSAKILDEVVPDARTFA
- the bchO gene encoding alpha/beta fold hydrolase BchO, yielding MGAGLAWEREAAGWPNHKASRFVDAGGLRWHVQVYGEGPPALLLHGSAASVHSWRDFGPRLARHYTVVAPDLPGHGFSAPPPRRLQTLGGAGQGIAELLHALELCPRVAIGHSVGAALLARMALDARIRPDVLISINGAFLPFSGIAGHLFPTTARLLTYNPLVPFWLAFRARNRDFLADVLARTGSRIDEAGIDLYQRLATHPGHVAAALGMMARTHDGLYALMEDLPRLTVPLVLFAASGDRTVPPAQAERVRLRVPSARLETLSDLGHLAHEEAPDRVAEQVLAAIRTTAPKGRGEADVR
- the idi gene encoding isopentenyl-diphosphate Delta-isomerase; amino-acid sequence: MEHVVIVDPEGQRVGTEEKIRAHADGGTLHLAFCVLVFSPRGHLLLQRRADSKYHFSGLWSNSCCGHPRPGEGVTEAAERRLGEEFGFTTRLQPVAQFTYHAEDPHTGLAEHEYAHVLIGRALDDQPAPDPAEIGAWAWAAPLRIQADTEQHPRRYTPWFRRLIREQPVAEWAAR
- the bchI gene encoding magnesium chelatase ATPase subunit I, with amino-acid sequence MAPAFPFSAIAGQDEMKLAMTIAAVDGSIGGVLVFGDRGTGKSTVVRALAGLLPTIRAVSDCPYHCNPDHDDTLCDHCREQTQAGKQLNVQEINVPVVDLPLGVTEDRVVGALDLEQALTRGEKAFEPGLLARANRGFLYIDEVNLLEDHIVDLLLDVAASGENVVEREGLSVRHPAKFVLIGSGNPEEGELRPQLLDRFGLSVEVSTPEDLHTRMQVVRRRDEYESDPKAFVRKWADHDAEVRERIERGREQLPHVEVTDEILERTSTLCIALGTDGLRGELTLIRAARAAAALEQADQVEVKHLRQVASVALRHRLRRDPLDESGSTTRVQRAVEEHLPA